The genomic window CTCTTGTATGCCCTTGAGCAGATAAAAAACATATGCAAAGAAGAGAGGGTAGACATTCTTTTGATAGCGGGAGATGTCTTTGACAAGAGAAACCCTGACTTTGAATCTCAGGGGTTGATAATGGAATTCCTCACAGAAATGAACGCCCTTGGACTGCATATACTGCTTATAGCAGGAAACCACGACAGCTACGACTTTATGAAGATATACAAAAACCTGAGGAAACTTGCGAACATTCATGTCTTTGATAGACCTTCTGCAAACCTCAAGGAATCCATATTTCAATACGAACAATTAAAGGTTGCCTGCCTTCCCTATCCCGATGAGAGGGTCCTGACTCACTTTGACGAAGAAAGGCAAAGAAGCTATGCGGAAAAAGTAGCGAATTACATGAGAGCCCTTGCACATGAAGTAGAAGACTCACGCTATAGGGTTCTTGTTGCCCACATGATGGTAGACAGAGCCCAAATAGCTGGCAGTGAACTCCAGTCAAGCGTAAGCCCCTACTATGCGATAAAGGCAGAGACAATCCCAGATACCTTTCAGTATGTAGCTTTAGGGCATGTTCACAGAAATCAAAGGATAGAAGGCATAGCCCCCAAGGTCTATTATTCGGGCAGTCCTTACCAGATAGATTTTTCAGAAAAGGGCATGGATAAGTTTGTAAACTTGGTGGTGCTTGAGGATGGCATGGCAAAGGTAGAACCTATAAGGCTTGACCTTAAGAGACAGCTTGTGGAGATAAGATTGAAGGAGGGAGAAGATATACAAAAATCTCTTGAACCACTGGCTAAGGAAAACCTACTGGTAAGGGTTGTCATGGAGGTAAAAATGTCAGACCCCTTTTTCCAGCAAAAGAGAGATGCTGTTTTTAGAATCCTTGGCGATAGACTGGCAAGGCTTGAAATAGAACCTGTAGGAACTTTTCAAGAGACAAAGGCGGAGACTGGCAAGATGGACTTGCTTAGCTTGTATGAGGACTTTCATAGGTTCAAATACAGGTCAGAACCCTCTGAAGACCTAAAGGCTTTACTTCAAAAACTTATAGACAAAGTTAGCCATGAGACCCATAAGGCTTGAGCTTGAAAACTTCACCGTCTACAGAGGAAAGCACAGTATTGATTTTTCACCTCTTAGCTTTTTTGTCATAAAGGGCAAAACTGGTGCAGGAAAGACAAGCCTTATTGATGCCATATGCTACGCTTTGTATGGAAAAGTTCCAAGATACGGAGGAGAAAAAGCCCATGCACACCTTGTCTCCAAAGGTCAAAAGTTTATGCAAGTGTCCTTGGAGTTTTCTGTAAAGGGAAAAAGATACAAAATAGAAAGAGAATATTCAGAAGGTAGAAGGAAAAGCCATTCAGAGTTTAGGTTCTACGAAGAAGGGAAACCCAAGCCTTTTAGAGAAAGGGAATTAGAAGACTATCTCAAAAATGTGCTTAGGCTTGACTATGGTATTTTTACAAAGGTTATATTGCTACCTCAAAACCAGTTTGATAGGTTTTTAAAGCCACAAAATCAAAGGGAAAGAAGAGAAATACTCAATTCCTTGCTTGGATTTTCTGAGCTTATTTCCTCACTAAAAGACTTAGTGGGAGAAGAGTATAAACATCTCACTGGCAAGCTTCAGCTTATGCAACAGAGATTTGAGCAGATGGCTCATATAACTCCAGAACTTATACTTCAAAAGGAGAAAGAACTTGAGAGGGTGGAAAAAGAATATAAGGAGCTTTCAGAAGAGGCATCCAAACTAACAGACCTACTTCTAAGGTGTAAGGAACGGGACAGCCTTTTGCAGGAATACAAAAAAACATTGGAAAACTTAAACAATTTATCCCTTCAAGAAGAAGACATAGCAAGCAAAAAACAACTTCTTGAGACCGCCCTTGAAATACTTCCTTACCTTCCAAAGGTAGAACAGTATGAGAACCTTCTTTTGCAAGAAGAAAATCTCAAAGAAGAGAAAAAGAAAAAAGAGCTTGACCTAAAAAAGCATTATGACGAAAGGGAGCTTGCGGAGCAGGAGTTTAAAAGGATAGAAGGAGAGTTTAAAAACCTTGAGTTATACCACAATAAACGAATTGAGATAAGCCAAACCTTACAGCTTATTGAGCAATATTTAAGTTTCAAAAAAGACTTAGAGAAGATAGAGGGAGATATACAGCGTTTAGAGGAGCAAAAAAACCTTTACGAAACACAGTTAAAGGAGCTAAGGGAAAGGTCTCGCAAAGGTTATGAGAAGATAAGAGAGGTGGAGCAAGCCATACAAAAACTTGAGGAAGAGGGTATAGAGCAAGAGTTTATTCAATCTCAGAGGATAAAGGAGCAGGTGGAGAAGTTGAGTGAATTGAAGAGGGAGCAGGAACAGGTCAAAAAACAGGTAGAAATACTTGAAAAAGACCTAAAAGGCAAGGAGGAGGAGCTAAACAAAGCACTAAAAGAAAAGGAGAAACTGGAGCATGCCATAGAAGAAATAGAAAGAGAGATATATAACCTTAGGAACTTTTTAGAAAAAGAGGGTGAACTACTTCAGGAGAGCTTTAGGCTTAAGGAACAGCTAAGTAAAGCTTTGGAACTCAAGCAGGTAAGCGAAGAGAAAGCTATGCATAAACAAAAATTGCAAGAGCTGGAGAAAAACCTAAGCCTTATGGAAGAAGAGTTGGAAAAGCTAAAAGAAAGAAGGCTTGAGGTGTATGCCTTTGAGATAAGGTCAAGTTTGAAGGAAGGAGACATATGTCCCGTATGCGGTCATAGATTGGAGCATATAGAATTTGAAGGAAAGGGAGAAGACATCGCAAGTCTAATTAGAAGACAAGAAGAATTAGAAAGAGCTATAAATGGTCTTAGGTCTGAGCTTTTTGAAAGGCAAGCCAAGTTCTCCCTTTTGGAAAATAAGGAAAAGGAATTGCAAGAATCACTGCATGGACTTTCCACAGAGGATATTCACAGAAAACTCTCTGAGGTAGAGGACATTCTAAAGGAAATTGAGGAAAAAAAGAGGCTTTTAAAGGACAAGGAGCAAACCTTAAGAGACCTCAAGACCAAACAATCTGAACTATCCAACTTTATAGACAACCTAAGGTCCGAAGAAGGCAGAATAAGAGAGGAGTTTCTCTCAAAGAACTCTATCCTTGAGAGGCTTATAGAAGAAATAGACTCCTTAGTTAAGTCTTTGGGAGAACCTTTGGATGTGGTGCTTGAAAAGGTCAAAGAAGTAGAAAAGGCGTATGAGGAGCTTAAGTTGTTGAGGGAAAGGGAAAGGAAGTTTAAACAGAGGTTTGATGAGATACAAAAAGAGCTTATGGAAAAGGAAAAGAAGTATGCGGAGCTTGAAGAGAGGTTAAAGGGATTAGCAGAGCAGAAGAGGTCTTTGGAAGAAAAACTTATGGACTTAGGCGGTAGGGTTATAAAAGCTACCGGAGAAAGCCCCTCTGAACTCTTAGCACACAAGCTAAAAAAACAAAACCAAGAGTTGGAAAGAAGGATAAGGGAAGTGCAGGAGAACTACCAAAAGACCCTCTCCTACTTGCAAAGATTGAGAGAGCAAGAAACGAGGCTTACTTCGGATATTCAAAACATAGAAAGGATGCTTTATCAATTGCAGACTCAAAAACAAAGCATGGCAAGTGAGATATACTTTCTCCAAGAGAAGTTTGGTAGTTTGCAAAACCTCAAAAGATATGCTTTGAGTCAAGAGCAAATAAGGGAGCTTCAACAAGAGATAGAAGAATATAACAGAGAAAGGCATAATCTTGAAAATAGACTAAAGGAGCTTGAGGTAAAACTTCAAAGCCTAAGAGAACTTCCTGAAACCTTTCAGGTTGAAGAGGAATTAAAGAACTTAAATGCATCTATTGAGGAAAACAGAAGACTGCACGGAAGTCTCCACAGCGATATAGAAAAGCTAAAGAAAGACCTTTCCGAGAAACAACGTTTGGAAAAGGAACTTTCTGAGCTTCGCATGAACTTGAGTCTTTACGAAAGGCTAAGGAACGACCTTGTAGACAATCAATTTCCAGAGTATGTGAGCCAGCTTATGCTAAAAAGGATTATTGATAGGGCAAGTTATTACCTTTTTAAATTCACTACGGGACTTTTTACCTTTGACCTACTTGAGGGAGACCTACATGTATATGACCACTCTACTGGATATCACAGGGTTGTTTCCAGTTTGAGCGGTGGTGAGACCTTTTTGGCGAGCCTTTCTCTTGCCTTTGCGGTTGCGGACATACTTTCCCAAAATGCACCTCTTGAAAGTCTTTTCATAGATGAGGGCTTTGGTTCTTTAGATAGGGAAACAAGAGATTCCCTTTCTGAGTTTTTTGATATGATAAGGCAGTCCACAGACAGGCTTGTGGGAGTTATAACCCACGTGGAAGACATAGCGGAAAAGTTTAGTCAAAGAATAGAAGTGGAAAAAAGGGACGGCTACGCAAGGCTTAAGGTCATATATTAATACTCATGAGAACCATAAGCAAAGAAGAGCTTAAAGCACTCTATCGCAAGGACTTTCCACTTTGGGCGGAGATAAACCACGAGCTTTTGAAGGAGAAACTCTACGACCTTGTGGACTGGGAAAACCTCTTGGAGGAAATAGAAGATATGGCACGGTCTGATTTGAAGACTTGTATAAGTCAATTGGCAAGGATATTGGAGCATCTCTACAAGTGGGATAACTTCAGAAACCTCGCTGGTGGAGAAACTGCAGGAAGAGGCTGGATAAAAAGTGTAAACAATGCAAGAAGGGAAATATTGGCAATGTTTGATGTTTATCCAAGTTTGAGGAATAAATTGCCTAACGAAGTTAGCACTGCATGGAAGTTTGCAAAGAGGAAGCTTGAAAACTGGCTTGAAGATAATGACTACAATCCGGAAGACTTTTATATTCCAGAGGAATGTCCCTATACTTACGAGGAGGCTATGACAAGGGACTTGAGAAAGGAGCTATGAGGATATTTTTATTACTTTTGGAGGTGTTTTTTATGGCGACAATGGTTTTTGCTGGAGAGCTAAGGACTTATAAGCTTCCTAACGGTGCAAAGTTAGTGGTAAATAAGAGAGAGGATACAGAAGCGGTAGCCTTGCATGTGTGGTTCAAGGTTGGCTCTGCCTACGAGGACTATCAGCAAAAGGGTATGGCTCACTTTTTGGAGCATATGCTCTTTAACGGCTCGGAGAAGTATCCATACGGACAGATAGACTACATTATAGAAAGTCTTGGTGGAAACCTTAACGCCGGCACTTCAAAGGATTATACCTTTTACCACATAACTATAGCAAAGCCTTATTGGAAACAAGCCCTTGAAGTGCTCTATCAGTTAACTCAAAAGCCTCTGCTCTTGGAAAACATGGTGGAAAAGGAAAAGCCCATTGTTATAGAGGAGCTAAGGCGTGGAAAGGACAATCCTACTACAGTCCTGTGGGAAGAGTTTGAAAAGGTCTTTTACAAAGTCTCTCCATACAGACATCCTATTATAGGCTACGAGGAAACCATTCAGAAGTTTACAAGAGACATGCTCCTTGAGTTTTACCACAACTTTTACCAGCCAAGGAACATGTTTGTGGTGGTGGTGGGATATGTGGAGCCGGAGGAGGTCTACAAGGAAGTGTTGGAAACCTTTGGAAAAGAAGAAGGTAAGCCTGTGCCAAAGGTGGAGATATTGCCAGAGCCAGAGCAGTTGGAAAGTCGCTCAAAGACCATAAGGGACAAAAGAGTGGAAAGGACATACTGGCTCATAGGTTGGAGAGCTCCTGCCATAGGCACGAAGGAATACTATGCCCTTGCAGTGCTTGACCAAATATTGGGAAATGGTAGGACTTCTCTCTTTTATAGGGAATTAAGGGAAAAGGGTCTTGTTTACAGCGTATCTACAGGAGACTTTGGAAAACCAAGGGATAACCTATTTTTCATTTACGCTACCTTGGACCAAGAGAAATTGGAGGAAGTAAAGGCAAGGGTCTTTGAGCTTATGAGGTCTCTCAAAGAAACTTTGACAGAAGATGAGGTTCAAAAGGCAAAGGAAAGGCTCATAAATTCAGAAGCCTTTGCCCTTGAGAGGGTAGAAAGGGATGCCTTTTATATTGGTTATTCTCTTACCGTTGTAGGTCTGCTGGACTATTACAAATACTTTGACAACAACATAAGAAGCGTGCGTCGTGAGGATGTGTTAAGGGTTCTTGAGAAATATATCCTTAGCAAGCCTTACAGTGAAGTTATTATGGTGCCAGAGAGATGAGGTTTATAATACTTTTGCTTTTTTTACTTAGCCTTTCCTTTGGAGGTGCAAGGGTGCAGGAACACATTTTGGAAAATGGAGTAAAGCTGATAACAAAGGAAACAAGGGGAAGAGGTATAGTCTCTGGTGTGATATTTATAAGGTCTGGGACGCATGGGGAGAAAAGGAGAGGGCTTACGAACCTTACCGCCTTGCTCCTTACAAAAGGCACAAAGACCTATAGCTCTTACCAGATAGCAAGCACCTTTGAGGACTATGGAGGTAGCGTATACGCCTCTGCCAGCGATGATTATGTGGAGATAGGCTTTTCCACTAAGGTGGAGGGTCTAAAGGAGGGTCTAAGAGTCATAAGGAGTATGCTCCTTGAGCCACTCTTTTCTGAAGAAGACCTTGAGAGGGAAAGACGAAACGTGCTACAGGCTATAAGGGCGAGAAGAGAAAGGGGGCAAGAGCTTGCGGTGGACGCTCTGCGAAGAATTACCTACAAGGGTTCTAACTACGAGGTTTTTCCTCTTGGTCTTGAGGAAGATGTAAAGGCTATAAGCAGGGAAGATGTGATAAATAGGTGGCAGGAAATACTGCGTTCTAAAAATGTGGTGGTAAGTCTTGTGGGAGATTTTAAGACAGAGCAGGTTTTACCTATGCTTAGAGAGGTTTTTTCTGAAATTCCCGAGGGAGAGTATCCACTAAATCCTGTGGATGTGCCTATGAGGGAAGACCTATTAGAAAGGGTGAAAAGACCGGGCTCTCAAGCTACGGTGCTTTGTGCCTTTGACGCTCCTGAGTTTAAGGGAAGAGAATACTTTGCCTTTAAGGTGTTGGATGCTGTGCTTGGAGATGGTATGACCTCAAAGCTCTTTAAGGAACTAAGAGAAAAAAGGGGCTACGCCTATGCGGTCTATTCCACATATCCCACTCGCCTTTCCTCTCCAAGGCTAATAGCCTATATAGGCACTTCTCCTGAGAAAAAGGAAGATGCTCTTAGAGACTTGATGGAAGTGATAAAGAATAGTGAAATAACGCCAGAGGATGTGGAGCTTGCCAAAAACAAGATAGTGGGAGACTTTCTATTGGCTCGCCAAACAAGGGCAAGACAGGCATGGTATTTAGGCTTTTTTGAGGTAATGGGCTTTGGCTGGAAGATGGACTCAGAGTATGTGGACAAAATAAGGTCAGTGAGTTTTGAAGAGGTGCAAGCCTTAAGAGAAAAATACCTTAAAATACATCACTGTGTGGTGGTGGAACCCTAATGGGAGACTTTACAAAGGCTGGACTTGACAAGGGAGACCTGCAAAAGGAGTTGGAGCATGTTTTAATATCTGCAAAAATGCTCTACAGAACCTACTTGGCAGGCATAGAAGACCTCACAGAAGAAGAGCTTAGCTACGACCTTATAGAATACAAAGACCAGCTTGAGAGGGTAATCATTCCCTTAGTCAAAAGGGCGGAAGCGGAAGGGGATGTAAAGCTTGTGGATATGGCTTACGAAATTAGATACACCTACGAGAAGCTCTTAGAGCTCATTCAACAGAAGCTAAAAACCTCTTGAGCTTTTCTATGGCATTAGCCTTTATTTGAGAAACCCTTGCCATAGATACGCCTAAAAGCCCTGCCACCTCTTTTAGTGGTAACTCCTCGTAATAGAGAAGCTGTAAGACCAACTTTTCTCTGTAGTCAAGAGTCTCTATAGCCTTAAGCAGTTTTTCTCTGAGGTCTTTTCTAATTACTGCCTCTTCTGGTCCTTCTTCTGTGCTTTCAAAAAGCTCCTCGTAGCTCCTACCCTCTTGAAAAAGTTCATCCAGGCTCATAAGATAAGAAAAGCTTATTGCCTGAAGGTCTTCTCTAAGCCTTTCTGGGCTCTCACCAAGATATTCCGCCAGCTCCTCATCGCTTACTTCACCGCCCTTTTCCATACTGAGCTTATCAATAGCTTGCCTTATCATCTTTTCTTTAGACCTAAGGCTCCTGCTTACAAAATCAAGACTTCTCAAGTAGTCGTATATAGCTCCCTTTATACGGAGCCTGAGGTAAGCGGTAGGGTTTTTGCTTTTGTCTAACTTTGGCAGAGACTCCACAAGAGCCAGAACTCCATATCCTATTAAGTCTCTTACATCCACAGAGGCAGGTAGGTGTCTGTGTATGCGGTAGGCTATCTGCTGAACTAAGGGCAGGTAAGAAAGCACAAGCTCTTTCTCTTCTGCGGTCATGGAAATATTTTAGCGGTTATGAGCTCTATCAGTGCATGGTAAGAATTTAAGTATACATTTACTTAAAAACTTAGGAGGTATTTAGGCATGCTTGAACTTAAAGATCTTCCAAAGGTTGCCAACGAGCTTTTTAACGCCCTGCACGAGGATGAACTACAGCTGATAAGGGAGCTATACATCTCCTGTGAGAAGGA from Hydrogenobacter sp. T-8 includes these protein-coding regions:
- a CDS encoding metallophosphoesterase family protein, coding for MRILHIADLHAGKRLYDRIGRNEDLLYALEQIKNICKEERVDILLIAGDVFDKRNPDFESQGLIMEFLTEMNALGLHILLIAGNHDSYDFMKIYKNLRKLANIHVFDRPSANLKESIFQYEQLKVACLPYPDERVLTHFDEERQRSYAEKVANYMRALAHEVEDSRYRVLVAHMMVDRAQIAGSELQSSVSPYYAIKAETIPDTFQYVALGHVHRNQRIEGIAPKVYYSGSPYQIDFSEKGMDKFVNLVVLEDGMAKVEPIRLDLKRQLVEIRLKEGEDIQKSLEPLAKENLLVRVVMEVKMSDPFFQQKRDAVFRILGDRLARLEIEPVGTFQETKAETGKMDLLSLYEDFHRFKYRSEPSEDLKALLQKLIDKVSHETHKA
- a CDS encoding SbcC/MukB-like Walker B domain-containing protein produces the protein MRPIRLELENFTVYRGKHSIDFSPLSFFVIKGKTGAGKTSLIDAICYALYGKVPRYGGEKAHAHLVSKGQKFMQVSLEFSVKGKRYKIEREYSEGRRKSHSEFRFYEEGKPKPFRERELEDYLKNVLRLDYGIFTKVILLPQNQFDRFLKPQNQRERREILNSLLGFSELISSLKDLVGEEYKHLTGKLQLMQQRFEQMAHITPELILQKEKELERVEKEYKELSEEASKLTDLLLRCKERDSLLQEYKKTLENLNNLSLQEEDIASKKQLLETALEILPYLPKVEQYENLLLQEENLKEEKKKKELDLKKHYDERELAEQEFKRIEGEFKNLELYHNKRIEISQTLQLIEQYLSFKKDLEKIEGDIQRLEEQKNLYETQLKELRERSRKGYEKIREVEQAIQKLEEEGIEQEFIQSQRIKEQVEKLSELKREQEQVKKQVEILEKDLKGKEEELNKALKEKEKLEHAIEEIEREIYNLRNFLEKEGELLQESFRLKEQLSKALELKQVSEEKAMHKQKLQELEKNLSLMEEELEKLKERRLEVYAFEIRSSLKEGDICPVCGHRLEHIEFEGKGEDIASLIRRQEELERAINGLRSELFERQAKFSLLENKEKELQESLHGLSTEDIHRKLSEVEDILKEIEEKKRLLKDKEQTLRDLKTKQSELSNFIDNLRSEEGRIREEFLSKNSILERLIEEIDSLVKSLGEPLDVVLEKVKEVEKAYEELKLLRERERKFKQRFDEIQKELMEKEKKYAELEERLKGLAEQKRSLEEKLMDLGGRVIKATGESPSELLAHKLKKQNQELERRIREVQENYQKTLSYLQRLREQETRLTSDIQNIERMLYQLQTQKQSMASEIYFLQEKFGSLQNLKRYALSQEQIRELQQEIEEYNRERHNLENRLKELEVKLQSLRELPETFQVEEELKNLNASIEENRRLHGSLHSDIEKLKKDLSEKQRLEKELSELRMNLSLYERLRNDLVDNQFPEYVSQLMLKRIIDRASYYLFKFTTGLFTFDLLEGDLHVYDHSTGYHRVVSSLSGGETFLASLSLAFAVADILSQNAPLESLFIDEGFGSLDRETRDSLSEFFDMIRQSTDRLVGVITHVEDIAEKFSQRIEVEKRDGYARLKVIY
- a CDS encoding DUF29 domain-containing protein, translating into MRTISKEELKALYRKDFPLWAEINHELLKEKLYDLVDWENLLEEIEDMARSDLKTCISQLARILEHLYKWDNFRNLAGGETAGRGWIKSVNNARREILAMFDVYPSLRNKLPNEVSTAWKFAKRKLENWLEDNDYNPEDFYIPEECPYTYEEAMTRDLRKEL
- a CDS encoding M16 family metallopeptidase yields the protein MATMVFAGELRTYKLPNGAKLVVNKREDTEAVALHVWFKVGSAYEDYQQKGMAHFLEHMLFNGSEKYPYGQIDYIIESLGGNLNAGTSKDYTFYHITIAKPYWKQALEVLYQLTQKPLLLENMVEKEKPIVIEELRRGKDNPTTVLWEEFEKVFYKVSPYRHPIIGYEETIQKFTRDMLLEFYHNFYQPRNMFVVVVGYVEPEEVYKEVLETFGKEEGKPVPKVEILPEPEQLESRSKTIRDKRVERTYWLIGWRAPAIGTKEYYALAVLDQILGNGRTSLFYRELREKGLVYSVSTGDFGKPRDNLFFIYATLDQEKLEEVKARVFELMRSLKETLTEDEVQKAKERLINSEAFALERVERDAFYIGYSLTVVGLLDYYKYFDNNIRSVRREDVLRVLEKYILSKPYSEVIMVPER
- a CDS encoding M16 family metallopeptidase, whose translation is MRFIILLLFLLSLSFGGARVQEHILENGVKLITKETRGRGIVSGVIFIRSGTHGEKRRGLTNLTALLLTKGTKTYSSYQIASTFEDYGGSVYASASDDYVEIGFSTKVEGLKEGLRVIRSMLLEPLFSEEDLERERRNVLQAIRARRERGQELAVDALRRITYKGSNYEVFPLGLEEDVKAISREDVINRWQEILRSKNVVVSLVGDFKTEQVLPMLREVFSEIPEGEYPLNPVDVPMREDLLERVKRPGSQATVLCAFDAPEFKGREYFAFKVLDAVLGDGMTSKLFKELREKRGYAYAVYSTYPTRLSSPRLIAYIGTSPEKKEDALRDLMEVIKNSEITPEDVELAKNKIVGDFLLARQTRARQAWYLGFFEVMGFGWKMDSEYVDKIRSVSFEEVQALREKYLKIHHCVVVEP
- a CDS encoding sigma-70 family RNA polymerase sigma factor — translated: MTAEEKELVLSYLPLVQQIAYRIHRHLPASVDVRDLIGYGVLALVESLPKLDKSKNPTAYLRLRIKGAIYDYLRSLDFVSRSLRSKEKMIRQAIDKLSMEKGGEVSDEELAEYLGESPERLREDLQAISFSYLMSLDELFQEGRSYEELFESTEEGPEEAVIRKDLREKLLKAIETLDYREKLVLQLLYYEELPLKEVAGLLGVSMARVSQIKANAIEKLKRFLASVE